A part of Rhodothermus sp. genomic DNA contains:
- the rodA gene encoding rod shape-determining protein RodA yields the protein MWPFARKPDFWLMLLWALLVAAGLVALYSTTHGPAAAFLPQSVRDNFVRQLLWASLSLMTLGVVLLLPVRFFQNMAYLIYGITVMLLLLTLAVGREIHGAKAWLYVGPIGFQTSELAKVGTVLAVARLLSVRQARIDTVRYAMGAVALILVPATIIILQNDMGSALVFLALVPVMLFWSGLPVATVLLVISPAVAGYLTLVYWPAAVALAVLFTLGLYWHTREAYMGALAALFTGGTVAAAPLALTYVLKPYQLARVLSFTNPEAEVYRQTYGFHLVQSKAAIGSGGLFGKGFMQGTQTQGAYVPEQSTDFIFSVIGEEFGFVGAALVLVLFGLLLVRLIQLGTECRHPFGLMVAAGVAGVILTHVFVNIGMATGMLPVIGIPLPFLSYGGSSLLANTLMLAVVLNLHMRRDDFSIFV from the coding sequence ATGTGGCCCTTTGCCCGCAAACCGGATTTTTGGCTAATGCTGCTCTGGGCCTTGCTGGTAGCAGCAGGATTGGTAGCGCTTTACAGTACGACGCATGGCCCGGCTGCTGCATTTCTGCCCCAGAGTGTTCGGGACAATTTCGTACGGCAGCTGCTCTGGGCCAGCCTGTCGCTGATGACGTTAGGAGTCGTACTGCTCCTGCCTGTTCGCTTTTTTCAGAACATGGCTTATCTGATTTACGGGATCACCGTAATGCTGCTGCTGCTTACCCTGGCGGTCGGGCGTGAAATTCATGGTGCCAAAGCCTGGCTTTACGTAGGTCCTATCGGCTTTCAGACCTCCGAGCTGGCCAAAGTGGGCACCGTACTCGCGGTAGCACGCCTGCTTTCTGTCCGCCAGGCTCGTATCGACACGGTACGCTATGCAATGGGTGCGGTGGCACTTATTCTGGTGCCGGCCACCATTATCATCTTGCAGAACGACATGGGATCGGCGCTGGTCTTTCTGGCGCTGGTGCCAGTGATGCTCTTCTGGAGTGGGCTGCCGGTAGCGACGGTGCTATTGGTGATCTCGCCCGCTGTGGCCGGCTACCTGACGCTTGTGTACTGGCCCGCGGCCGTCGCCTTGGCTGTACTTTTCACCCTGGGCCTTTACTGGCACACCCGCGAAGCCTACATGGGAGCGCTTGCCGCGCTGTTTACCGGTGGGACAGTGGCAGCTGCACCTTTGGCGCTGACCTATGTGCTCAAGCCCTATCAACTTGCCCGTGTGCTTTCGTTCACGAATCCCGAGGCCGAAGTCTATCGCCAGACGTACGGTTTTCATCTGGTGCAGTCGAAAGCAGCTATCGGATCGGGCGGCCTGTTTGGCAAAGGCTTTATGCAGGGCACGCAGACACAGGGGGCCTATGTGCCGGAGCAGTCTACAGACTTCATCTTTAGTGTGATCGGAGAGGAATTTGGCTTTGTAGGGGCTGCGCTGGTGCTTGTACTCTTCGGACTACTCCTGGTGCGGCTCATCCAACTGGGTACAGAATGCCGCCATCCGTTCGGGCTTATGGTAGCGGCCGGCGTGGCCGGCGTGATCCTGACGCATGTGTTTGTAAACATTGGTATGGCTACGGGGATGCTTCCGGTGATCGGCATTCCGTTACCTTTTCTGTCTTATGGGGGCTCGTCGCTTCTGGCCAATACGCTGATGCTGGCTGTGGTGCTCAACCTGCACATGCGCCGCGACGACTTTTCAATCTTTGTCTGA
- the mrdA gene encoding penicillin-binding protein 2 produces the protein MGDYRVRAKIFVSTIGLLLGLLLLRLAQMQLWQNELYVGESRSNAVREQRVMPARGAIYDRNGVLLVDNAPAYSLLITPRYFDPRNIPLLARLLEVPDSVVANRLAQARAWSAYRPSRVFTNLPFETFSRVVENLYRLPGVQYEIDQRRRYHTPARAAHALGYVREITRAELEQLREAGYTLGDRIGKAGLEKFYETALRGVPGRAFKLVNIHGQEIKPYRDGAEDVPPLSGYDLHLGLDYRVQALAESLFVGKRGAAVALDPNNGEIIALVSMPDFDPELLSGSINPETWRYLTTSPEKPLFNRATMSGVPPGSTWKPFMALVGLQEGVITARSTIYCPGGYLLGNRLFRCHGGAHGSLDVREAIRLSCNTFFFTVMMRLDVNTLHRWANRFGFGRVIPMDIAEQHPGLIPDSSYYDRRYPNGWTAGYTINLGIGQGDMTVTPMQLARYVAAIANGGTLYPPHLVRELVHPETGEVLKPQLPPPERIPIRPAYFQVVREGMRRVMEEGTARWVRIPGIPSGGKTGTAQAPGGRKDHSLFIMFAPYDTPRIAIAVLVENAGFGATVAAPIASLMAELYLTGKVATTPQRRYMLEHVLRQRSQALEEAAITQASVQ, from the coding sequence ATGGGAGACTATCGGGTTCGGGCAAAGATTTTTGTCAGCACCATCGGGTTGCTGCTGGGGTTGCTGCTGTTGCGGTTGGCCCAGATGCAGCTCTGGCAGAATGAGCTGTATGTGGGGGAGTCGCGCAGCAATGCGGTGCGCGAACAGCGTGTGATGCCAGCTCGCGGTGCGATCTATGATCGCAACGGTGTGCTACTGGTCGACAATGCCCCGGCCTATTCGCTCCTTATTACGCCTCGCTACTTTGATCCGCGCAATATCCCGTTGCTTGCCCGGTTGCTGGAAGTGCCCGACTCGGTCGTGGCCAACCGCCTGGCACAGGCGCGTGCCTGGAGCGCTTATCGACCCAGCCGGGTGTTTACCAATCTGCCGTTTGAGACTTTCAGCCGGGTTGTTGAAAACCTGTACCGTCTGCCCGGTGTCCAGTATGAAATTGACCAGCGCCGTCGCTATCACACGCCGGCACGTGCCGCGCATGCGCTGGGGTATGTGCGGGAGATTACGCGCGCGGAGCTGGAGCAGCTTCGGGAGGCGGGCTATACCCTGGGCGATCGCATTGGTAAGGCCGGTCTGGAGAAGTTCTACGAAACGGCGCTGCGTGGGGTGCCGGGACGCGCCTTTAAACTGGTCAACATCCATGGCCAGGAAATCAAACCTTACCGCGACGGCGCTGAAGATGTGCCTCCCCTCAGTGGTTATGATCTGCATCTTGGACTGGATTATCGCGTACAGGCGTTGGCCGAATCGCTTTTTGTAGGCAAGCGCGGGGCGGCCGTAGCTCTTGATCCGAATAATGGTGAGATTATTGCTCTGGTGAGCATGCCGGACTTCGATCCGGAGTTGCTCTCAGGCTCCATTAACCCGGAAACCTGGCGATATCTAACCACAAGTCCAGAAAAGCCTTTGTTTAACCGGGCGACAATGAGCGGAGTCCCGCCGGGTTCGACCTGGAAGCCGTTCATGGCGCTGGTCGGGTTACAGGAGGGGGTCATTACGGCACGCAGCACGATTTACTGTCCGGGCGGTTACCTGCTGGGCAACCGGCTTTTCCGTTGTCATGGAGGCGCGCACGGATCACTCGACGTGCGCGAGGCGATCCGACTTTCCTGCAACACCTTTTTCTTCACGGTCATGATGCGTCTCGACGTGAACACGCTCCATCGCTGGGCTAACCGCTTTGGATTTGGCCGCGTGATTCCTATGGATATTGCCGAACAGCATCCGGGACTGATTCCCGACTCGTCCTACTACGATCGTCGCTATCCGAATGGCTGGACAGCCGGCTACACGATCAACCTGGGCATCGGACAGGGCGACATGACCGTTACGCCCATGCAGCTGGCGCGCTACGTGGCAGCTATCGCCAACGGTGGCACGCTATATCCCCCGCACCTGGTGCGCGAACTGGTGCATCCAGAAACCGGCGAGGTGTTAAAGCCGCAGCTTCCCCCACCCGAGCGCATCCCTATCCGGCCAGCATATTTTCAAGTAGTGCGTGAGGGGATGCGGCGGGTGATGGAAGAGGGTACAGCCCGGTGGGTGCGGATTCCGGGTATTCCCAGCGGAGGCAAAACCGGTACGGCCCAGGCGCCCGGCGGACGGAAGGATCATTCACTCTTTATCATGTTTGCCCCCTATGACACCCCCCGGATTGCCATTGCGGTGCTGGTAGAAAATGCTGGCTTCGGAGCTACGGTGGCTGCACCGATCGCCAGCCTGATGGCCGAACTGTACCTGACCGGTAAGGTGGCGACAACACCGCAGCGTCGCTACATGCTTGAGCACGTGTTGCGCCAGCGAAGTCAAGCCCTGGAGGAGGCTGCTATCACACAGGCTTCCGTGCAATAG
- a CDS encoding long-chain fatty acid--CoA ligase codes for MPALVAFETIPQLFYRLWDHFRGQQRPVLRYKDKRTKTWVDITWEELEQHVHALAGYLYKQGVRPGDRVAILSENRPEWVITDLATQILGGVNVALYTSLPASQVGYIVKDAGARVLVVSSAVQLRKAEAIFDDCPELQEIITLSTMRKDHPSYVRAWDDVLAEGAAYWTEHAAELSKLAKQVQPDDLSALIYTSGTTGLPKGVMLTHRNFCANVLASLHRVDFGPQDHHISFLPLCHSFERTAGYTAVLACGARISYAESIEALSQNLLEVRPTVMISVPRLFERVYNAIHKSVEKSSPLRRKIFHWAVSVGRQMAACRQAGHKPSPLLQMQHRIAHRLVFQKLHDRLGGRVRFAVSGGAALPKHIGEFFQAIGLTIIEGYGLTETAPVLAVNPMDRPRFGTVGWVIPGVTIAIQRLTDGKIIGQLSGDDYPSDLTTEEGEILVKGPNVMKGYWNNEEATREVFDAEGWFHTGDVGRFDQGYLVITDRIKHMIVSRGGKNIYPGPIEEQLSREPWIDQIVVIGEGREFLTALIVPDFEVLRQYAQAHDLQVETDEALLNHPDIQALFEQSLRRYNRHAPAHERIRAFRLLHEPFTIENGLLTPTLKPRRRQIETHYADLIAAMYSEFGSDSN; via the coding sequence ATGCCCGCCCTCGTAGCTTTTGAAACGATCCCACAGCTCTTTTACCGACTGTGGGATCATTTCCGCGGCCAGCAACGCCCGGTGCTGCGCTATAAGGACAAGCGCACGAAAACCTGGGTCGACATCACCTGGGAGGAACTGGAACAGCACGTCCATGCGCTGGCCGGTTATCTGTACAAACAGGGCGTACGACCAGGTGACCGCGTGGCCATCCTATCGGAAAACCGTCCGGAATGGGTGATTACCGATCTGGCCACGCAGATTCTGGGTGGCGTCAATGTAGCCCTTTACACCTCTCTCCCTGCTTCACAGGTAGGCTATATCGTAAAGGATGCCGGAGCCCGCGTGCTGGTGGTCTCTTCAGCCGTACAGCTCCGCAAAGCCGAAGCCATCTTTGACGACTGTCCGGAGCTGCAGGAAATCATCACGTTGAGCACCATGCGTAAGGACCACCCCTCCTACGTGCGGGCCTGGGACGACGTGCTGGCCGAAGGCGCTGCCTACTGGACCGAACACGCGGCCGAACTGTCGAAGCTGGCCAAACAGGTACAACCTGACGATCTGAGCGCGCTCATCTATACCAGTGGCACCACCGGCCTCCCCAAAGGCGTCATGCTCACCCATCGTAACTTCTGCGCCAATGTGCTCGCGTCCCTGCATCGCGTAGACTTTGGCCCCCAGGATCATCATATATCGTTTCTGCCGCTGTGTCATTCGTTCGAACGAACAGCCGGCTATACCGCCGTACTGGCCTGCGGCGCCCGCATCTCCTACGCTGAAAGCATCGAAGCCCTGAGCCAGAATCTGCTCGAAGTACGGCCTACCGTGATGATTTCGGTACCTCGCCTCTTCGAGCGCGTTTACAATGCCATCCACAAATCCGTCGAAAAGAGTTCGCCGCTCCGACGCAAAATCTTCCACTGGGCCGTTTCCGTAGGCCGCCAAATGGCCGCATGCCGCCAGGCAGGCCATAAACCCAGCCCGCTCCTGCAAATGCAACACCGGATCGCCCACCGCCTGGTTTTTCAGAAACTACACGATCGCCTGGGCGGCCGCGTACGTTTTGCCGTTTCAGGCGGAGCTGCCCTGCCCAAGCATATCGGCGAATTTTTCCAGGCCATTGGCCTTACGATCATCGAAGGCTACGGGCTGACGGAAACGGCTCCCGTACTGGCTGTCAATCCCATGGATCGCCCCCGCTTTGGAACCGTAGGCTGGGTAATCCCGGGCGTTACAATCGCCATTCAACGCTTGACGGACGGCAAGATCATTGGCCAGCTCTCTGGCGACGACTATCCCAGCGATCTGACCACAGAAGAAGGCGAAATCCTCGTCAAAGGCCCCAATGTAATGAAGGGCTACTGGAATAACGAAGAAGCCACCCGGGAAGTATTCGATGCCGAAGGCTGGTTCCACACAGGCGACGTAGGTCGTTTTGATCAGGGCTATCTGGTCATTACCGACCGCATCAAGCATATGATCGTCTCCCGGGGCGGCAAAAACATTTATCCAGGTCCCATCGAAGAACAACTCAGCCGGGAGCCCTGGATCGATCAGATCGTCGTCATCGGAGAGGGTCGAGAATTTCTAACTGCGCTGATTGTGCCCGACTTTGAGGTCCTGCGCCAGTACGCACAAGCACATGACCTGCAAGTTGAAACCGACGAAGCCCTGCTCAATCATCCCGATATTCAGGCGCTGTTCGAGCAAAGCCTGCGTCGCTATAACCGCCACGCGCCGGCACACGAACGCATCCGGGCTTTCCGATTACTCCACGAGCCATTTACCATCGAAAACGGGCTGCTCACTCCCACACTGAAACCCCGACGCCGTCAGATCGAAACGCACTACGCAGACCTGATTGCAGCCATGTATTCAGAATTCGGGAGCGACAGCAATTAA
- a CDS encoding glycosyltransferase family 2 protein produces MAGLVTAVVINYQTPELLEVAVRSFRQYYPDVSLLIMDNGSRDHSRQVIEQLLAEGKGNVQACWLPENLYHGPAMHRAMAMVSTPYVYFFDSDTETRRGGFLEPMVAALEADPLAYGAGRIVEVDRRRGFRKSGGMPVLATPYMLLRRTFYFRLPPFIHHGLPTIQNFRAAEQLGYRLISFPIETYVHHLGRGTAGRYGYGLGWRSRLEYLLYRLGL; encoded by the coding sequence ATGGCAGGACTTGTTACGGCGGTGGTCATCAACTACCAGACGCCTGAGTTGCTGGAGGTGGCGGTTCGCTCCTTCCGGCAGTACTATCCGGACGTCTCGCTGCTGATCATGGATAACGGCTCACGGGATCATTCCCGACAGGTTATTGAACAGTTGCTGGCCGAAGGGAAAGGAAACGTACAGGCGTGCTGGCTCCCCGAAAACCTTTATCACGGTCCGGCGATGCACCGGGCTATGGCGATGGTTTCGACGCCTTACGTGTACTTCTTCGACAGCGATACGGAAACGCGGCGGGGGGGCTTTCTGGAGCCTATGGTTGCAGCACTGGAGGCTGATCCTCTGGCCTACGGAGCCGGTCGCATCGTCGAGGTCGATCGGCGTCGAGGATTTCGGAAGTCGGGCGGAATGCCGGTGCTGGCCACGCCGTATATGCTACTGCGGCGCACTTTTTATTTCCGGCTGCCGCCATTCATTCATCATGGCCTGCCTACAATTCAGAACTTTCGGGCAGCCGAACAGCTTGGCTATCGACTGATTTCATTTCCTATCGAAACGTATGTGCACCACCTGGGGCGCGGTACGGCCGGGCGCTACGGCTACGGTCTGGGTTGGCGCAGCCGCCTGGAATACCTGCTGTACCGGCTGGGACTTTAA
- a CDS encoding PhzF family phenazine biosynthesis protein yields MKLPLFLVDAFAERPFTGNPAAVCLLDRPRSESWMQAVAAEMNWSETAFLLPKGEGFALRWFTPVQEVELCGHATLASAHVLWEIECLEPDEPAVFFTKSGRLKAWKTKDGTIWMDFPAEPPVACEPPLALLQGLQSVPIRYVGRNRMDYLVLLDREATVRRLKPDLERLQQLDMRGLIVTAPAEEVSADFVSRFFAPRVGVPEDPVTGSAHCCLGPFWAERLGRTRLCGFQVSPRGGRIEVEARGSRVHLGGRAVTVLQGKLRAG; encoded by the coding sequence ATGAAGTTACCCCTTTTTCTGGTTGACGCGTTTGCTGAACGACCTTTCACGGGTAATCCGGCCGCGGTATGCTTGCTGGACCGCCCGCGCTCGGAAAGCTGGATGCAGGCGGTGGCGGCCGAAATGAACTGGTCTGAGACAGCCTTTTTATTGCCGAAAGGTGAAGGGTTCGCCCTTCGATGGTTTACACCCGTTCAGGAAGTTGAACTTTGCGGTCATGCGACGCTGGCCAGCGCGCATGTGCTGTGGGAGATTGAATGTCTGGAGCCTGACGAACCAGCGGTCTTTTTCACGAAAAGTGGACGCCTGAAGGCCTGGAAAACAAAGGATGGTACGATCTGGATGGACTTTCCGGCCGAGCCACCTGTGGCCTGTGAGCCGCCTCTTGCGTTGCTCCAGGGGTTACAATCGGTGCCCATTCGGTATGTGGGACGCAACCGGATGGATTACCTGGTGTTGCTGGACCGAGAAGCTACTGTGCGCAGGTTAAAACCCGACCTGGAGCGTCTGCAGCAATTGGATATGCGGGGGTTGATCGTGACAGCACCGGCCGAAGAGGTATCGGCCGACTTCGTCTCTCGCTTTTTTGCCCCACGCGTGGGAGTGCCCGAAGATCCGGTTACCGGTTCGGCGCATTGTTGCCTGGGTCCGTTCTGGGCCGAGCGGTTAGGACGTACGCGTCTGTGCGGATTTCAGGTGTCGCCACGGGGTGGCCGCATTGAAGTGGAGGCGCGTGGGAGTCGGGTGCATCTGGGTGGCCGTGCTGTTACGGTGCTGCAGGGCAAGCTGCGGGCGGGGTAG
- a CDS encoding BamA/TamA family outer membrane protein: MRACRTAGLLLLLTGWSLSAWAQYFGRNKVQYESFNWHVLRTPHFEIYYYPEEEIVVRDAARMAERWYQRHSRTFLHEFGERKPILFYADDADFHQTNAISGAIGEGTGGVTEAIKERVIMPFTGIYRENDHVLGHELVHSFQYDIALNRSDSLSRFNLALLPLWLVEGMAEYLSVGRHDPHTAMWLRDAALRDDLPTIQQLTRNLRYFPYRYGQAYLAYIGGKYGDQAVTELYKLGGIVGVDTAIAITLGITPDSLSREWIQAIKNTYLPLLEGRTPPEKAGRKVLAPDIDAGEINLAPALSPDGRYVAFLSERDLFTIDLFVADAETGRVLRRLSSSASDPHFDAIRFINSSGSWSPDGQRFAFITFARGNNEIAIWNLRKGKLERRIAVEGIGAIHNLAWSPDGRTIAFSGLSGGISDLYLLDLETNQVRKLTDDRYADLQPAWSPDGRTLAFVSDRGPDGTDFEILRYGHERLALLDLETGNVRVLRPFRHGQQINPQFSPDGRSLYFISNHDGFKDIYRMDLNTGAVYRLTKLQTGVSGITSISPAMSVAAQNGRMMFSVFTDNKYLVFSLEPKELEGELVEPGTDVGIASAGVLPPLQPPTQGLVSSYLNDPLTGLPDELALRPQPYRRRLQLDYIAPPTFGATVGGPFGTLIAGGVAFFFSDMLGDQQLAIVAQANGTFKDIGGQVVYINQGGRLNYGLMASHIPLLFGYAYLDPVCQDPATGLQVPCYIQLLQRIYINEASLLGYYPLNTTQRIELTLGFQRYGFDYDAEIYYLYGAGYRRATQNLPAPAPIYFFQASGAFVGDFSFFGFTSPVRGTRYRLQVAPLVGTERFVQVLIDGRKYFFFRPLTFAVRLTHVGNYGAQPQRTDRLSFAQEYLGYGSTLTFVRGYSFYSLEPDECTPSTADSNLCAEVARLVGTHVAVASAELRIPLFGTERFGLFNFPYLPTELSFFADAGVAWSKGDLPKLEFKRDTGDRVPVFSTGISTRFNILGAMVLELFYVYPFQRPYKGWHLGAQLVPGW; encoded by the coding sequence ATGCGTGCCTGTCGAACCGCCGGCCTGCTACTCCTGCTAACGGGCTGGAGTCTTTCTGCCTGGGCTCAATATTTCGGCCGCAATAAGGTGCAGTACGAATCCTTTAACTGGCACGTGCTGCGCACGCCGCACTTTGAGATTTATTATTACCCGGAGGAAGAAATTGTGGTGCGGGATGCGGCCCGAATGGCCGAACGCTGGTATCAGCGCCATAGCCGTACATTTCTGCATGAGTTCGGCGAGCGTAAGCCCATTCTCTTTTATGCAGACGACGCCGATTTTCATCAGACCAATGCCATTAGCGGCGCAATCGGCGAGGGGACCGGCGGGGTAACCGAAGCCATCAAAGAACGGGTGATCATGCCCTTTACGGGCATCTATCGAGAAAACGACCACGTACTTGGCCACGAGCTGGTCCACTCTTTCCAGTACGACATTGCCCTGAACCGCTCCGACAGCCTGAGTCGCTTTAATCTGGCCTTGCTGCCACTGTGGCTGGTGGAGGGAATGGCCGAATACCTGTCGGTGGGCCGCCACGATCCGCATACCGCCATGTGGTTGCGCGATGCGGCACTGCGGGACGATCTCCCCACCATTCAGCAGCTCACTCGTAACCTGCGCTATTTCCCCTACCGCTACGGACAGGCCTACCTGGCCTACATTGGGGGCAAATACGGTGACCAGGCCGTTACGGAGCTGTACAAACTGGGAGGCATCGTGGGGGTCGATACGGCGATTGCCATCACGCTGGGGATCACGCCCGACTCTCTCTCGCGCGAATGGATCCAGGCTATCAAAAACACCTACCTCCCCCTGCTGGAAGGCCGCACGCCACCTGAAAAAGCGGGCCGTAAAGTACTGGCTCCCGACATCGACGCGGGCGAAATCAACCTGGCCCCCGCGCTCAGTCCGGACGGACGCTACGTAGCGTTTCTCTCGGAACGCGATCTGTTTACGATCGACCTGTTTGTCGCCGATGCTGAAACAGGCCGTGTGCTTCGTCGCCTGAGCAGCAGCGCCAGTGATCCTCACTTCGATGCCATCCGCTTCATCAATTCCTCGGGCTCCTGGTCGCCGGATGGCCAGCGCTTTGCCTTTATCACGTTCGCACGCGGCAATAACGAAATCGCTATCTGGAACCTACGCAAAGGCAAGCTGGAGCGGCGCATCGCGGTCGAAGGCATTGGCGCCATTCATAACCTGGCCTGGTCCCCCGACGGCCGAACCATCGCCTTTTCGGGACTTTCCGGTGGCATCAGCGATCTGTATCTGCTGGACCTGGAAACGAACCAAGTCCGGAAGCTCACCGATGACCGCTATGCCGATCTACAACCGGCCTGGTCTCCCGACGGCCGCACCCTTGCTTTCGTGTCGGATCGTGGGCCGGACGGCACCGACTTCGAAATCCTGCGCTACGGACACGAGCGGCTAGCCCTGCTGGACCTGGAAACCGGCAACGTACGGGTGCTTCGCCCCTTCCGGCACGGACAACAGATTAACCCACAGTTTTCACCCGACGGCCGCAGCCTGTATTTCATTTCCAATCACGATGGCTTCAAAGACATCTACCGAATGGACCTGAACACGGGCGCCGTCTATCGCCTCACGAAGTTGCAAACCGGCGTCAGCGGCATCACGAGTATCTCACCCGCCATGAGCGTGGCCGCCCAGAACGGCCGCATGATGTTTTCCGTCTTTACCGATAACAAATATCTGGTCTTCTCCCTGGAACCCAAGGAACTGGAGGGTGAGCTGGTCGAGCCTGGCACCGACGTCGGCATCGCTTCGGCTGGTGTGCTGCCCCCCCTGCAACCCCCCACGCAGGGACTGGTCAGCAGCTACCTGAACGATCCGCTGACCGGCCTACCAGACGAGTTGGCGCTGCGACCGCAACCCTATCGCCGGCGCCTCCAGCTTGACTATATCGCGCCCCCGACGTTTGGAGCCACGGTAGGCGGTCCATTCGGGACCCTGATAGCCGGTGGGGTGGCTTTCTTCTTCAGCGATATGCTGGGCGATCAGCAACTGGCCATTGTGGCACAGGCCAATGGTACCTTTAAAGACATTGGCGGTCAGGTGGTCTATATCAATCAGGGAGGCCGGCTGAACTACGGCCTGATGGCCAGCCATATTCCTCTTCTGTTCGGCTATGCCTATCTGGACCCAGTCTGTCAGGACCCAGCTACGGGACTACAGGTACCCTGCTACATCCAACTGCTGCAGCGAATCTATATCAATGAGGCCTCCCTCCTGGGATACTATCCCCTCAACACCACCCAGCGTATTGAACTAACACTGGGCTTCCAGCGCTATGGCTTCGATTACGACGCCGAAATTTACTATCTCTACGGAGCCGGCTACCGGCGTGCCACCCAGAACCTTCCAGCACCAGCTCCTATCTACTTTTTCCAGGCTTCCGGGGCTTTTGTGGGCGACTTTTCATTCTTTGGCTTCACCTCACCGGTACGTGGCACACGCTATCGGCTCCAGGTAGCCCCGCTGGTGGGCACCGAACGCTTTGTGCAGGTGCTGATTGACGGTCGAAAGTACTTCTTCTTCCGTCCGCTCACCTTCGCCGTACGCCTGACCCACGTGGGCAACTATGGCGCGCAACCCCAGAGAACGGACCGGCTTTCTTTCGCCCAGGAATACCTGGGATATGGTAGTACGCTGACATTTGTGCGCGGCTACAGCTTCTATTCGCTGGAACCGGACGAATGCACCCCTTCCACTGCCGACAGTAACCTCTGTGCTGAAGTAGCACGACTGGTGGGCACACACGTTGCAGTAGCCAGCGCAGAGCTACGCATTCCGCTGTTCGGCACCGAACGTTTCGGGCTGTTCAACTTCCCCTATCTGCCTACTGAGCTATCCTTCTTCGCCGATGCAGGAGTTGCCTGGTCGAAAGGCGACCTGCCCAAGTTGGAGTTCAAGCGCGACACAGGGGACCGCGTGCCGGTTTTCAGCACGGGCATCTCGACGCGCTTCAACATTCTGGGGGCTATGGTGCTGGAATTGTTCTACGTTTATCCATTCCAGCGCCCCTACAAAGGATGGCATCTGGGTGCCCAGCTCGTGCCAGGGTGGTAA
- a CDS encoding quinone-dependent dihydroorotate dehydrogenase: MYRLFRPLLFSLEAERAHRLTLGVARLVQPMASGLLSPFFTYEHPALTVSCWTLTFPNPVGLAAGLDKNGRLVRLWEAFGFGFTEVGSVSARPCAGNPRPRLFRLPADRALINRMGLNNEGAERVAQRLQRLHRRRPLGINLAKTHDPGICGEAAIADFCESFQRLAPLADYVTLNISCPNTAEGKTFEDPKALDTLLQAIFAVRRTLNLSVPILLKLSPPPSNRTVFDSRLEEIVAIARTHGIAGFVATNTAPDRADLRTDPNVLTRIGPGGLSGRPLATRARCLLFYLYRLTDGQLPLISVGGIDSAEEAYARIRAGASLVQLYTGLVYEGPGLVRRIKQHLVRLLEQDGFDSVQAAVGIDA; the protein is encoded by the coding sequence ATGTATCGCTTGTTCCGTCCGCTACTGTTTTCCCTGGAAGCTGAGCGTGCCCACCGGCTGACACTGGGTGTGGCTCGTCTGGTTCAGCCAATGGCCTCCGGGCTGCTATCTCCCTTCTTCACGTACGAACATCCCGCATTAACGGTGTCCTGCTGGACACTTACCTTTCCGAATCCGGTAGGACTGGCAGCCGGTCTGGATAAAAATGGTCGTCTGGTACGCCTCTGGGAAGCCTTTGGCTTCGGATTTACGGAGGTAGGGTCGGTCAGTGCCCGCCCCTGCGCGGGAAATCCACGCCCTCGGCTGTTTCGATTACCTGCAGACCGCGCTTTAATCAATCGCATGGGGCTGAACAATGAAGGGGCTGAACGTGTAGCGCAACGCCTGCAACGTCTTCACCGCCGGCGGCCCCTGGGCATTAATCTGGCCAAAACCCATGATCCCGGCATTTGTGGCGAAGCTGCTATCGCCGACTTCTGCGAAAGCTTTCAACGTCTGGCACCGCTGGCCGACTATGTGACGCTAAATATCTCCTGTCCCAACACGGCTGAAGGCAAAACCTTTGAGGACCCGAAAGCGCTCGACACGCTGCTGCAGGCCATCTTTGCCGTACGGCGGACGCTGAACCTGTCGGTCCCCATACTGCTCAAGCTGTCCCCCCCACCTTCCAACCGCACTGTCTTTGACAGCCGGCTCGAAGAAATCGTCGCCATTGCCCGCACACATGGCATCGCTGGTTTTGTGGCGACCAATACGGCTCCCGACCGCGCGGATTTGCGCACCGATCCGAACGTGCTGACACGCATTGGCCCGGGCGGGCTGAGTGGGCGTCCGCTGGCCACGCGGGCTCGCTGCCTGCTCTTTTACCTGTATCGCCTCACCGACGGACAACTGCCTCTGATCAGCGTGGGAGGGATCGATTCGGCCGAAGAAGCCTATGCACGCATTCGCGCCGGTGCTTCCCTGGTTCAGCTCTACACCGGTCTTGTCTACGAAGGCCCCGGCCTTGTACGCCGCATCAAGCAGCACCTCGTACGGCTCCTTGAACAGGATGGCTTTGACTCCGTTCAAGCGGCCGTCGGCATCGACGCCTGA